A window of Hymenobacter aerilatus contains these coding sequences:
- a CDS encoding aldo/keto reductase — protein MDYIRLGNTGLHVSRICLGTMTYGKPTERWPWALEEEQSRPFIKQALEKGINFFDTADVYADGASEEVVGRALRDFAKRDEVVLATKVFNPMGPGPNDKGLSRKHIMSAIDASLKRLGTDYVDLYQIHRWDYNTPIEETLEALHDVVKAGKARYIGASSMYAWQFAQALYLADLHGWTRFVSMQPHYNLVYREEEREMLPLCEDQKIGVIPWSPLARGLLTGGRSKERNETERAKTDAFGKSLYGRDDDFAVADRVAEIAQERGLPAAQIALAWVLSKSVITAPIVGASKPGHLDDAVAAVGVTLSQEEIKRLEEPYQPHPVLGFS, from the coding sequence ATGGACTATATCCGACTGGGCAATACCGGCCTGCACGTCTCCCGCATCTGCCTCGGCACCATGACGTATGGCAAGCCTACCGAGCGCTGGCCCTGGGCGCTGGAGGAGGAGCAGAGCCGACCCTTCATCAAGCAAGCCCTGGAAAAAGGCATCAATTTCTTCGATACCGCCGATGTGTATGCCGATGGGGCCAGCGAGGAAGTGGTAGGCCGGGCCCTGCGCGACTTTGCCAAGCGCGACGAGGTGGTGCTGGCCACCAAAGTATTCAACCCCATGGGGCCGGGTCCAAACGACAAGGGCCTCTCCCGCAAGCACATCATGAGCGCCATCGACGCCAGCCTAAAGCGCCTCGGCACCGACTACGTGGACCTCTACCAGATTCACCGCTGGGACTACAACACGCCCATAGAGGAAACACTTGAGGCGCTGCACGACGTGGTGAAGGCCGGCAAAGCGCGCTACATTGGCGCCTCTAGCATGTACGCGTGGCAGTTTGCGCAGGCACTCTACCTGGCCGATCTGCACGGCTGGACGCGCTTCGTGAGCATGCAGCCGCACTACAACCTGGTGTACCGCGAGGAGGAACGCGAAATGCTACCCCTGTGCGAAGACCAGAAAATTGGGGTGATTCCCTGGTCGCCGCTGGCGCGGGGGCTGCTCACGGGCGGCCGCAGCAAGGAGCGCAATGAAACCGAACGCGCCAAAACCGATGCCTTCGGCAAGAGCCTCTACGGCCGCGACGACGATTTTGCCGTGGCCGACCGCGTGGCGGAAATTGCCCAGGAGCGCGGCCTGCCCGCCGCGCAGATTGCGCTGGCCTGGGTGCTGTCGAAGTCGGTCATCACTGCGCCTATTGTGGGTGCCAGCAAGCCCGGCCACCTCGACGATGCCGTGGCTGCCGTGGGCGTGACGCTTTCCCAGGAGGAAATCAAGCGCCTGGAAGAACCCTACCAGCCGCATCCGGTACTGGGCTTCTCGTAA
- a CDS encoding cytochrome P450 — MTAIPKDKALDSTLSFLREGYHFLPQRRKRHHSDIFQMRLMGEKAVCLSGEEGAALFYNQEHFQREGALPRRILTTLMGQDGVQTLDDAAHQHRKALFMKLMTPDSLHQYSTLVAETWRAYLRRWEQLEQVVLFPEVEEVLCRAACAWAGVPFEEKDIKPLTRDLSAMIDAFGGVGPRHAKGKLARHRAERWVGKMIDQVRAGKQYAVEGKALHAISWHRELDGKLLSTHVASVELLNLIRPIVAIGRFVVFEALALHEHPRCVELLRTGPAQYAEWFAQEIRRFYPFTPLLGARVRADFEWHGYRFRKGTLTLLDVHGINHDERQWEHPHLFRPERFREWNGSPFNFIPQGGGDYAHNHRCAGEWLTIEALKTTAVLLATSMTYEVPEQDLSIDLTRMPTLPASGFIIRNVRATATPVVPIATAPTVAAAAGCPFHQ; from the coding sequence ATGACTGCTATTCCAAAAGATAAAGCCCTCGACAGCACCTTAAGTTTTCTACGCGAGGGGTACCATTTCCTACCCCAGCGGCGGAAGCGCCATCACTCCGATATTTTTCAGATGCGCCTGATGGGTGAGAAGGCCGTGTGCTTGAGCGGCGAGGAAGGTGCGGCTCTGTTCTATAACCAGGAGCATTTCCAACGCGAGGGCGCCCTACCCCGGCGTATCCTCACGACCCTCATGGGGCAAGATGGTGTGCAAACGCTGGACGATGCTGCTCATCAGCACCGCAAGGCGTTGTTTATGAAGTTGATGACGCCCGATAGTCTGCATCAGTATAGCACGCTGGTGGCCGAGACTTGGCGCGCCTACCTGCGCCGGTGGGAGCAACTGGAGCAGGTAGTGTTGTTTCCGGAGGTGGAGGAGGTGCTGTGCCGGGCCGCGTGCGCGTGGGCCGGCGTGCCCTTCGAGGAGAAAGACATCAAGCCTCTAACCCGCGACCTGAGCGCCATGATTGACGCGTTTGGTGGGGTAGGGCCGCGCCACGCCAAGGGCAAGCTGGCCCGCCACCGCGCCGAGCGGTGGGTAGGCAAGATGATTGACCAAGTGCGTGCTGGCAAACAATACGCTGTGGAAGGAAAGGCGCTGCACGCTATTTCCTGGCACCGCGAGTTGGATGGCAAGCTGCTTTCCACCCACGTGGCCAGCGTGGAGCTGCTGAATCTGATACGCCCCATCGTGGCCATCGGGCGCTTCGTGGTGTTTGAGGCGCTGGCCCTGCATGAGCACCCGCGCTGCGTCGAGCTGCTGCGCACCGGTCCGGCCCAGTACGCCGAGTGGTTTGCCCAGGAAATACGCCGTTTCTACCCCTTCACGCCGCTGCTGGGGGCCCGCGTGCGCGCCGATTTTGAGTGGCATGGCTACCGTTTCCGCAAGGGCACGCTCACGCTGCTGGATGTGCACGGCATCAACCACGACGAGCGTCAGTGGGAGCACCCGCACCTGTTCCGCCCCGAGCGGTTCCGCGAGTGGAACGGTAGTCCGTTCAACTTCATCCCCCAAGGTGGTGGCGACTATGCCCACAACCACCGCTGCGCCGGCGAGTGGCTTACTATCGAAGCTCTGAAAACCACTGCTGTGCTGCTAGCGACCAGTATGACCTACGAGGTGCCCGAGCAGGACCTGAGCATTGATCTGACCCGGATGCCAACCCTACCCGCTAGCGGCTTCATTATCCGCAACGTGCGCGCCACGGCTACGCCCGTAGTACCCATTGCCACTGCGCCTACGGTAGCCGCTGCGGCCGGCTGTCCATTTCATCAGTAA
- a CDS encoding L-rhamnose mutarotase, translating to MEEIAFAMQLMPGMEAEYQRRHDAIWPELSEALGAAGIRDYAIYLHQESRLLFAVQKRLPGHTAHDLPSLPIMQKWWAYMADLMETNPDNSPVVMPLPCVFRLMS from the coding sequence ATGGAAGAAATAGCCTTCGCTATGCAGCTGATGCCTGGCATGGAAGCCGAATACCAACGCCGCCACGATGCCATCTGGCCCGAACTGTCGGAGGCGCTGGGGGCAGCGGGTATCCGCGACTACGCCATCTACCTGCATCAGGAAAGTAGGCTGTTGTTTGCCGTGCAGAAGCGCCTGCCCGGCCACACCGCCCACGACTTACCCAGTCTCCCCATCATGCAAAAATGGTGGGCCTACATGGCCGACTTGATGGAAACGAACCCCGATAACTCGCCGGTAGTAATGCCACTACCGTGTGTATTTCGGCTGATGTCTTAA
- a CDS encoding SDR family NAD(P)-dependent oxidoreductase, protein MFSLQGKSAVITGGGSGIGQAMAQLFAQQGATVHIIELNEEAARQTVDTIAQAGGQAQAHHLNISQQAEVVRVFQEIGKIDILVNNAGIAHVGNAENTTEADFERVYQVNVKGAYNCLYAALPLMKAQGGGAILNLASIAAVVGITDRFAYSMSKGAIFAMTLSVARDYLDAGIRCNSISPARVHTPFVDGFIAKNYAGREEEIFDKLSKSQPIGRMGKPEEVAALALYLCSDEAGFVTGCDYPLDGGFIKLNN, encoded by the coding sequence ATGTTTAGCTTACAAGGAAAAAGCGCCGTCATTACAGGCGGCGGTAGTGGTATTGGGCAGGCAATGGCTCAATTATTTGCTCAGCAAGGTGCCACAGTGCACATCATTGAACTGAATGAGGAAGCCGCCCGGCAAACTGTAGATACTATCGCGCAAGCCGGTGGCCAGGCCCAGGCGCACCACCTCAATATCAGCCAGCAGGCGGAGGTAGTGCGGGTATTTCAGGAGATTGGAAAGATCGATATTCTGGTGAATAACGCCGGTATAGCGCACGTGGGCAACGCAGAAAACACCACCGAGGCCGACTTCGAGCGCGTGTATCAGGTGAACGTGAAGGGCGCCTACAACTGCCTCTACGCCGCCCTACCCTTGATGAAGGCGCAAGGCGGCGGGGCCATTTTGAACCTAGCCTCCATTGCCGCCGTGGTGGGCATCACCGACCGGTTTGCTTACTCCATGAGCAAGGGTGCTATCTTCGCCATGACGCTCTCCGTGGCCCGCGACTACCTCGACGCGGGTATCCGGTGCAACAGCATCTCGCCGGCCCGCGTGCACACGCCTTTTGTGGATGGCTTCATTGCCAAAAATTACGCTGGCCGCGAGGAGGAAATCTTCGATAAGCTATCGAAAAGTCAGCCTATCGGCCGCATGGGCAAGCCCGAGGAGGTAGCCGCCCTGGCCCTCTACCTCTGCTCCGACGAAGCCGGCTTTGTAACAGGCTGCGACTACCCGCTGGACGGCGGATTTATCAAGCTGAACAACTAG
- a CDS encoding LutC/YkgG family protein, which translates to MSSSREKILAAVRTNQPVELPLPTVPSFEGDDSVEKFTSIVQGIGGTVVEVADATRLPEVIHQLFPADYRIASPLLPEANVPVTAQTPIEVLAAVDLAVLQGEFGVAENGSIWVPEANMLHRALPMITQHLALVLDRRNLVATMHQAYARIPSVGGYGTFLAGPSKTADIEQSLVIGAHGARSMVVLLV; encoded by the coding sequence ATGTCTTCCTCCCGCGAGAAAATTCTGGCTGCCGTACGGACTAACCAGCCCGTCGAGCTGCCGCTACCCACTGTACCGTCTTTCGAGGGCGATGATTCGGTGGAGAAGTTTACCAGCATCGTGCAGGGTATTGGCGGCACGGTGGTAGAGGTGGCCGATGCTACTCGGTTGCCAGAGGTCATCCATCAGCTGTTTCCGGCCGATTACCGCATTGCCTCTCCTCTGCTCCCCGAGGCCAATGTGCCCGTGACGGCCCAAACGCCCATAGAGGTGCTGGCCGCCGTGGACCTGGCCGTGTTGCAGGGCGAATTCGGTGTGGCCGAAAACGGGTCTATTTGGGTGCCCGAGGCCAATATGCTGCACCGCGCCCTCCCCATGATTACCCAGCACCTAGCCCTGGTCCTCGACCGGCGCAATCTGGTCGCTACTATGCATCAAGCCTATGCCCGCATCCCCTCGGTGGGCGGCTACGGCACGTTCCTGGCTGGCCCTTCCAAAACCGCCGACATTGAGCAGTCGCTTGTGATTGGGGCGCACGGCGCGCGCAGTATGGTGGTGCTGCTGGTGTAA
- a CDS encoding lactate utilization protein B — MSHSKRSNIFLLDAERTTWHDETLWFVRQKRDKAVYATPEFQELRQLASDIKDHTLSRLDFYLQQFEENARRNGVQVHWAADAHEHNQIVLGLLKRHGATRVVKSKSMLTEECHLNPYLIKHGVDVVDTDLGERIIQLRDEAPSHVVLPAIHLKKEDVGDTFHLHLGTEKGNNDPQQLTETARQHLREKFLVSEVAISGVNFAVAETGSVVVCTNEGNADLGVNLAKVHIACMGMEKLIPRLSDLSVFTRILTRSATGQPITTYTSHFSKPAEGKEMHVVIVDNGRTKQLGRPDFRNSLKCIRCGACMNTCPVYRRSGGHSYDFTIPGPIGAILSPNIDMRKHASLPFASTLCGSCTDVCPVKIDIHTQLYKWRQVLGQEGEIPASKKWSMRLLSRVLSKPAVYGLGGKVARQGLRFLPHGLTHGKGYNPWAIARELPEPPKQSFREWYAQQAVK; from the coding sequence ATGAGTCATTCTAAACGTTCCAATATCTTCCTGCTCGACGCTGAGCGCACCACCTGGCACGATGAAACGCTGTGGTTTGTGCGCCAGAAGCGCGACAAGGCCGTGTACGCCACGCCCGAGTTTCAGGAGTTGCGCCAGCTGGCTTCCGATATCAAGGACCACACCCTTAGCCGACTGGATTTCTACCTGCAACAGTTCGAGGAAAACGCCCGCCGCAATGGCGTGCAGGTGCACTGGGCTGCCGATGCGCACGAGCACAACCAGATTGTGCTCGGCTTATTGAAGCGCCACGGCGCCACCCGCGTGGTCAAGAGCAAGTCCATGCTCACGGAGGAATGTCACCTCAATCCCTACCTCATCAAGCACGGGGTAGATGTGGTAGACACCGACCTGGGCGAGCGAATCATCCAACTGCGCGACGAGGCTCCCAGCCACGTGGTGCTACCAGCCATTCACCTCAAGAAAGAGGACGTCGGCGACACGTTTCACCTGCACCTGGGCACCGAAAAAGGCAACAACGACCCGCAGCAGCTCACCGAAACTGCCCGCCAGCACCTGCGCGAGAAGTTCTTGGTGAGCGAAGTAGCCATTTCGGGCGTCAACTTCGCGGTGGCCGAAACCGGCTCGGTGGTAGTGTGCACCAACGAGGGAAACGCCGACCTGGGCGTGAACCTGGCCAAGGTGCACATTGCCTGCATGGGCATGGAAAAGCTGATTCCGCGCCTCTCCGACCTGAGCGTCTTCACGCGCATTCTCACGCGCTCGGCCACCGGCCAGCCCATCACCACCTACACCTCGCACTTCAGCAAGCCCGCCGAGGGCAAGGAAATGCACGTGGTGATTGTAGACAACGGGCGCACCAAGCAGCTCGGCCGCCCCGATTTCCGCAATTCCTTGAAGTGTATCCGGTGCGGGGCCTGCATGAACACCTGCCCGGTGTACCGCCGTAGCGGCGGCCACAGCTACGACTTCACCATTCCGGGGCCGATTGGCGCGATTCTGTCGCCTAACATCGACATGCGCAAGCACGCCTCCCTCCCCTTTGCCAGTACGCTCTGCGGCTCTTGTACGGATGTGTGCCCGGTGAAAATCGACATTCACACCCAACTCTATAAGTGGCGGCAGGTGCTGGGGCAGGAGGGCGAAATTCCGGCCAGCAAGAAATGGAGCATGCGCCTGCTTAGCCGCGTACTGTCCAAGCCCGCCGTGTATGGCCTGGGCGGCAAGGTAGCCCGGCAGGGCCTTCGCTTCCTACCCCACGGTCTTACCCACGGCAAGGGCTACAACCCCTGGGCTATTGCCCGCGAGCTACCGGAGCCGCCGAAGCAGAGCTTCCGCGAGTGGTATGCCCAGCAAGCGGTGAAATAG
- a CDS encoding (Fe-S)-binding protein: MKVALFIPCYVDQFYPQVGIATLQLLEKLGVRADFPKQQTCCGQPMANSGCERDAIPVYHNFVDAFDGYEYVVGPAGSCVYHVRKHFDIIEQTPAVQHVRTNTYELFDFILNVLGINEIPGSFPHKVGLHLSCHGQRGLHQANESEMTPVRDGQLRRLLSSMQGLELTELDRNDECCGFGGTFCVSEAGISARMGQDRVADHVRNGTRVLTGGDMSCLMHLEGIVRRAKLPIKVMHAAEILNGAIL, encoded by the coding sequence ATGAAAGTAGCCCTTTTTATTCCCTGCTACGTCGATCAGTTTTACCCGCAGGTAGGCATTGCCACCCTGCAATTGTTGGAAAAACTAGGCGTACGGGCAGATTTCCCCAAGCAACAGACCTGCTGCGGCCAGCCTATGGCCAACAGCGGCTGCGAGCGGGACGCCATTCCAGTGTACCACAACTTTGTCGATGCGTTTGATGGCTATGAGTACGTGGTGGGGCCAGCCGGTAGCTGCGTCTACCACGTCCGTAAGCACTTCGACATTATCGAGCAAACGCCAGCCGTACAGCATGTGCGCACCAACACCTACGAGCTTTTCGATTTCATTCTCAACGTACTCGGCATCAACGAAATACCCGGCTCTTTCCCGCACAAGGTAGGGCTGCACCTGAGCTGCCATGGCCAGCGTGGCCTGCACCAGGCCAACGAATCGGAGATGACGCCGGTGCGTGACGGGCAGCTGCGGCGGTTGCTGAGCAGCATGCAGGGCCTGGAGCTTACCGAACTGGACCGCAACGACGAGTGTTGCGGCTTTGGCGGTACATTCTGCGTAAGCGAAGCCGGCATTTCGGCCCGCATGGGGCAAGACCGCGTGGCCGACCACGTCCGCAACGGCACCCGCGTGCTCACGGGCGGCGATATGTCGTGCCTGATGCACCTGGAGGGCATTGTGCGCCGCGCCAAGCTGCCCATCAAGGTGATGCACGCCGCCGAAATTCTAAACGGCGCTATTCTATGA
- a CDS encoding FGGY-family carbohydrate kinase, whose translation MKKPIYAVFDVGKTNKKVILFDEARQIIDEHQQVCLETVDEDGFACETLSRLSHWVLDRWQALRQNAHYNLKGVNFTSYGASFVHLGANGQPILPLYNYLKPLPTPVQEAFYAELESEPTEFAAETCSPQMGMLNSGMQLYWLKHTQPEQFSRIRTSLHLPQYLSYLITGEAFSDYTSVGCHTGLWDFRLGRYHDWVYREGIDEKLAPLTKDSVASVVDGILVGVGLHDSSAALLPYRQEGGQSFLLVSTGTWAVTLNPFNREPLTPELLRRDCLSYLSPKGEMTKAARVFFGREHDFQVQRIADHFHVKPDFYHSLMVARPYDAASDSFRPWCMKGTGPYPDQPVVEWDLSNFSTAADAYQHLMHGLMSILTESINLVRRDEKLIYVDGGFARNPLFMQLLSQNFPDAKIRTLEVPQATALGALIHLEQGEAWKKTQLLFS comes from the coding sequence ATGAAAAAACCCATTTACGCCGTGTTCGACGTTGGCAAGACCAACAAGAAAGTTATTCTGTTTGATGAGGCGCGTCAGATCATCGACGAGCACCAGCAGGTGTGCCTGGAAACCGTGGACGAGGATGGCTTTGCGTGCGAAACCCTAAGCCGCCTGTCGCACTGGGTGTTGGACCGCTGGCAGGCCCTGCGCCAGAACGCGCACTATAACCTGAAGGGCGTGAACTTCACCTCCTACGGGGCCAGCTTTGTGCACTTGGGCGCCAACGGCCAGCCGATCCTACCCCTCTACAATTACCTCAAGCCCCTCCCTACCCCGGTGCAGGAGGCGTTTTACGCCGAGCTGGAATCGGAGCCTACCGAGTTTGCGGCCGAAACCTGCTCGCCGCAGATGGGCATGCTGAACTCAGGCATGCAGCTTTACTGGCTGAAGCACACGCAGCCTGAGCAGTTTAGCCGCATCCGCACGTCCCTGCATTTGCCGCAGTATCTTTCCTATCTCATCACGGGCGAGGCGTTTAGCGACTACACGTCCGTGGGTTGCCATACGGGCCTGTGGGATTTCAGGCTGGGGCGCTACCACGACTGGGTGTACCGCGAGGGCATCGACGAAAAGCTGGCTCCGCTGACGAAAGATTCGGTTGCCTCGGTGGTAGATGGCATCCTGGTGGGGGTAGGCCTGCACGATAGCTCGGCCGCCCTGCTGCCCTACCGGCAGGAGGGCGGGCAGTCGTTTCTGCTGGTATCCACGGGCACATGGGCCGTTACGCTCAACCCCTTCAACCGCGAGCCGCTTACGCCCGAGCTGCTGCGCCGCGACTGCCTGAGCTACCTCTCGCCCAAGGGCGAGATGACCAAGGCTGCCCGCGTGTTTTTCGGGCGCGAGCACGACTTTCAGGTCCAGCGCATTGCCGACCACTTCCACGTCAAGCCCGATTTCTACCATTCGCTGATGGTGGCGCGCCCCTACGATGCGGCTTCGGACAGCTTCCGGCCCTGGTGCATGAAGGGCACCGGCCCCTACCCCGACCAGCCAGTTGTAGAGTGGGACCTGAGCAACTTCAGCACCGCCGCCGATGCCTACCAGCACCTCATGCACGGGCTGATGAGCATCCTCACCGAGTCCATCAACCTGGTGCGGCGAGACGAGAAGCTGATTTACGTGGACGGCGGCTTTGCCCGCAACCCGCTCTTTATGCAGTTGCTCAGCCAGAACTTCCCCGATGCCAAAATCCGGACGCTAGAAGTGCCACAAGCCACTGCCCTGGGTGCCCTTATTCATTTGGAACAGGGGGAAGCCTGGAAAAAAACGCAGCTGTTGTTCAGTTGA
- a CDS encoding TIM barrel protein has protein sequence MLSDQQLHDFNQANLSDHQFRYQHLTELLNRRGTDVAGVVQKLVAFQVAIPSWALGTGGTRFGRYPRGGEPRSLEEKIADVALLNQLNGSSNSISLHIPWDIPQDVPAVQQQLQEVGLTIDSMNSNTFQDQKEQPYSYKFGSLSSTEATVRQHAIDHNIACVEYGKQLGAKVHTVWLADGSNFPGQQHLRRAYQRTAESLASIYEAMPSDMTLLIEYKPYEPHFYSMVIPDWGTSYSLCQYLGKQAQVLVDLGHHLPNTNIEQIVGRLLHFDRLGGFHFNGSMYGDDDLTTGSIKPYQLFLIFNELVDGAQDEAVTNPAVAYMIDASHNTKDPLEDLLQSVESILGAYAKALLVDRAALQEAQENNDVVRAEEILRDAFLTDVRPLVQEAYRQSGGALNPVAAYRAAQVREQLIQQRGKFSLSTGL, from the coding sequence ATGCTTTCTGATCAACAACTCCATGATTTCAACCAGGCGAATCTTTCGGACCATCAGTTTCGCTACCAGCACCTTACGGAGCTCCTCAACCGCCGGGGTACCGACGTGGCGGGGGTAGTGCAGAAGCTGGTTGCTTTTCAGGTGGCTATTCCGAGTTGGGCGCTGGGCACGGGCGGCACGCGCTTTGGGCGCTACCCACGGGGCGGCGAGCCGCGCAGCTTGGAGGAGAAAATTGCCGATGTGGCGTTGTTGAATCAGCTCAACGGTTCTTCTAATTCTATTTCCCTGCACATTCCGTGGGATATCCCGCAGGATGTGCCCGCCGTGCAGCAGCAGTTGCAAGAGGTAGGCCTGACAATTGATTCGATGAACTCGAACACGTTTCAGGACCAAAAAGAGCAGCCGTACTCCTACAAATTCGGCTCTTTGAGCAGCACCGAAGCCACCGTGCGCCAGCATGCCATCGACCACAACATTGCGTGCGTGGAGTATGGCAAGCAGTTGGGTGCCAAAGTGCACACTGTATGGCTGGCCGATGGCTCCAACTTTCCCGGCCAGCAACACTTGCGCCGCGCCTACCAGCGCACGGCCGAGTCGCTGGCCAGCATCTACGAGGCCATGCCCTCCGACATGACCCTGCTGATTGAATACAAGCCTTACGAGCCGCACTTCTACTCCATGGTGATTCCGGATTGGGGCACGTCGTACTCGTTGTGCCAGTATCTGGGAAAGCAGGCGCAGGTGCTCGTAGACTTGGGCCACCACTTGCCTAACACTAACATCGAGCAGATTGTGGGCCGCTTGCTGCACTTCGACCGCCTTGGGGGATTCCACTTCAACGGCTCCATGTACGGCGACGACGACCTAACCACGGGCAGCATCAAGCCCTACCAACTCTTCCTGATCTTCAACGAACTAGTAGACGGTGCCCAGGACGAGGCCGTGACCAACCCGGCCGTGGCCTACATGATTGACGCCAGCCACAACACCAAAGACCCGCTCGAAGACCTGTTGCAATCGGTAGAAAGCATTTTGGGCGCCTATGCCAAAGCCCTGCTGGTAGACCGCGCAGCCCTGCAGGAAGCCCAGGAAAACAACGACGTGGTGCGGGCCGAGGAAATCCTGCGTGATGCCTTCCTAACCGATGTGCGCCCCTTGGTGCAGGAAGCTTACCGCCAGAGCGGCGGTGCGCTCAACCCGGTGGCAGCCTACCGCGCTGCGCAAGTGCGTGAGCAACTCATTCAGCAACGCGGCAAATTCAGCCTCTCGACCGGCCTGTAA
- a CDS encoding GntR family transcriptional regulator, with the protein MPALLPPIQSMYKLQFKPFDKTPKYKQIVQSVIADIERGKLHKGDQLPSISELSAEYYLARDTVEKAYRELRERGFCTSVQGKGYYVQAPDNNKLKILLVLNKLSSYKKIVYYAFLQALGERATVDLQIHHYSASIFQEIMEKNAGKYNHYVVMPHFTQDLDKADYKSVLNAIPPGELVLLDKEMPELKHQPLTVYQDFDKDIFTSLEGVNDLLEKYNRLVLILPSVGNNYPMEIAWGFRSFCINYKKDFAVKESAIPEVMEPGTAYVVVETTDLAELIKKVRQTHYLLGREIGILSFNSSTLKELLGITVITTDFEAMGRTAAELLLDKQRVKVKNPFYTIRRGSL; encoded by the coding sequence ATGCCTGCTCTACTTCCACCCATCCAAAGCATGTATAAGCTACAGTTCAAGCCCTTCGACAAGACGCCGAAATACAAGCAGATTGTGCAGTCCGTTATTGCCGATATCGAGCGGGGCAAACTGCACAAAGGCGACCAGCTACCCAGCATCAGCGAGCTGAGCGCCGAGTACTACCTAGCCCGCGACACCGTGGAAAAAGCCTACCGCGAGTTGCGTGAGCGGGGCTTCTGCACTTCAGTGCAGGGCAAAGGCTACTACGTACAGGCCCCCGACAACAACAAGCTCAAGATTTTGCTGGTGCTCAACAAGCTCAGCTCCTACAAGAAAATCGTGTACTACGCCTTCTTGCAGGCCCTGGGGGAGCGCGCCACCGTCGACTTGCAAATTCACCACTATAGTGCTTCTATCTTCCAGGAAATCATGGAGAAGAACGCTGGCAAGTACAATCATTACGTGGTGATGCCGCACTTCACCCAGGACCTGGACAAAGCAGATTACAAGAGCGTTTTGAACGCCATTCCGCCCGGGGAGCTGGTGCTGCTGGACAAGGAGATGCCCGAGCTGAAGCACCAACCGCTGACGGTATACCAGGACTTCGACAAGGATATCTTCACCTCCCTGGAAGGAGTGAACGACCTGTTGGAAAAGTATAATCGTTTGGTGCTCATCCTACCCAGTGTGGGCAACAACTACCCCATGGAAATTGCCTGGGGCTTCCGTAGCTTTTGTATCAATTACAAAAAGGATTTTGCGGTGAAGGAAAGCGCCATTCCGGAGGTGATGGAGCCTGGCACTGCCTATGTGGTGGTAGAAACCACCGATCTGGCCGAGCTGATCAAGAAAGTGCGGCAAACGCATTATCTGCTGGGCCGCGAAATCGGCATTCTTTCCTTCAATTCTAGCACGCTTAAGGAGCTGCTGGGCATCACTGTCATCACCACCGATTTTGAGGCCATGGGCCGCACCGCCGCCGAGCTGCTGCTGGACAAGCAGCGCGTGAAGGTGAAAAACCCGTTCTATACCATCCGGCGCGGGTCGTTGTAG